From Lolium perenne isolate Kyuss_39 chromosome 5, Kyuss_2.0, whole genome shotgun sequence, a single genomic window includes:
- the LOC127301958 gene encoding uncharacterized protein has translation MESSQITGDDGEECNSNESGWTIYLASPTSSDDAKENASGGSNVEDGSGYISERRKGKEATNADDDADYDSLASDASTGPAQVKVLEGKEEKDHHKNDGCSNEHGKDEKDEILTKFSNSGNKKAGKMKKGDEKISKRGHNRRRSSSRTSFFW, from the coding sequence ATGGAATCCTCCCAGATCACTGGGGATGATGGCGAAGAGTGCAACAGTAATGAATCCGGCTGGACAATATACCTGGCCTCCCCCACAAGTAGCGATGATGCAAAAGAGAATGCCAGTGGAGGAAGTAATGTTGAAGATGGCAGTGGCTACATCAGTGAGAGGAGGAAAGGGAAAGAAGCAACCAATgcagatgatgacgcagattatgATTCCCTGGCATCTGATGCTTCCACGGGGCCAGCTCAAGTGAAGGTGCTTGAAGGCAAAGAAGAAAAAGATCATCACAAAAATGATGGTTGTAGCAATGAACATGGCAAGGATGAAAAAGATGAGATACTTACCAAATTCTCCAACAGCGGCAACAAAAAGGCGGGAAAGATGAAGAAAGGGGATGAGAAAATCAGCAAAAGAGGGCACAATAGAAGACGTAGCTCATCAAGAACAAGCTTTTTTTGGTAA